In one Brevibacillus composti genomic region, the following are encoded:
- a CDS encoding MFS transporter translates to MSSSRYTFWVLILVVVIAGASQGLTIPLLAVMLEQQGVSSVSNGLNAAALYIGMLLISPWLEVPLRRLGYKATIFWGLCLVTLATVLIPIFSNLAVWFVLRMLMGIGDSGLHYSSQMWVTKIAAPERRGRDLSIYGLAYGMGFSIGPLGINLLPLGFWVPFASLTVLYIAAFILLARLRNDFPEAAQAAPAQKTKKENRYASVIRLSWLALIPSFLYGFMETSLNGSFPVYALRTGLTVEWVSVILPSFVVGSIILQIPLGALSDRIGRKRVMFVCGLVGATAFMLFPLSGGNVWMMMFLLGIAGAAVGSFYSLGLAFATDLLPGSMVPTAGIIASMNFGVASILAPNVNGLLMQLWDPRSIFWLMALLLVAFSVSCLLFRTNRSHQETVAA, encoded by the coding sequence ATGTCATCATCGCGCTATACGTTCTGGGTACTCATATTGGTCGTCGTCATCGCAGGGGCCAGCCAGGGGCTGACGATCCCGCTGCTCGCGGTGATGCTGGAGCAGCAGGGGGTCTCATCGGTCTCGAATGGACTGAATGCAGCCGCGCTGTATATCGGCATGCTGCTGATCTCCCCCTGGCTGGAGGTGCCCTTGCGCCGCCTCGGCTACAAGGCGACCATTTTCTGGGGACTCTGTCTCGTCACGCTGGCTACTGTCCTGATCCCGATCTTTTCCAATTTGGCCGTCTGGTTTGTCCTACGGATGCTGATGGGCATTGGCGATTCCGGTCTCCATTACTCCAGCCAGATGTGGGTCACCAAAATCGCCGCGCCGGAAAGACGGGGACGGGACCTGTCGATCTACGGACTTGCTTACGGAATGGGCTTCAGCATCGGGCCGCTGGGCATTAACCTGCTTCCGCTGGGATTCTGGGTGCCGTTTGCCTCTTTGACCGTCTTGTACATCGCGGCCTTCATCCTGCTCGCCCGGCTGCGCAATGATTTTCCCGAGGCAGCCCAAGCGGCTCCCGCCCAGAAGACGAAAAAGGAAAATCGCTATGCCAGCGTCATTCGCCTGAGCTGGCTGGCCTTGATCCCGTCCTTCTTGTACGGGTTCATGGAGACCTCCTTGAACGGCAGCTTTCCCGTCTATGCCCTGCGGACGGGCCTGACCGTCGAATGGGTCTCGGTCATCTTGCCTTCCTTTGTCGTGGGCAGCATTATCTTGCAAATCCCGCTCGGAGCGCTCAGCGACCGGATTGGCCGGAAGCGGGTCATGTTCGTCTGCGGACTGGTAGGCGCCACTGCTTTTATGCTCTTCCCGCTGAGCGGAGGAAATGTCTGGATGATGATGTTCCTCCTGGGGATTGCCGGGGCCGCCGTCGGTTCCTTTTACTCGCTGGGGCTTGCGTTTGCGACCGATCTCTTGCCGGGCTCGATGGTGCCCACTGCGGGCATTATCGCCAGCATGAACTTTGGCGTCGCCAGCATACTCGCCCCCAATGTGAATGGACTTCTCATGCAGTTGTGGGACCCGCGGAGCATTTTCTGGCTGATGGCCCTGTTGCTCGTCGCTTTTTCTGTGTCCTGTCTGCTGTTCCGCACGAATCGTTCACATCAGGAGACGGTTGCCGCATAA
- a CDS encoding 2-hydroxy-3-keto-5-methylthiopentenyl-1-phosphate phosphatase, translated as MSKSLVLFCDFDGTITEKDNIVAIMRRFAPPEREELIEQILTQKISIQEGVGKLFQLIPSAKKQEIIDFIVAEAAIRPGFEEFVRFCREEGIELLVTSGGIDFFVEPILAPFGLDVPIYCNGSDFSGPRITITWPHACDEHCDNRCGMCKTTVIRRYDPQHYYRVVIGDSITDLAGAKIADFVIARSLLAEKSEELGLPYRPFATFHDVIAVLQELKRQQEVQPT; from the coding sequence GTGAGCAAATCCCTCGTGCTGTTTTGTGATTTTGACGGAACGATTACGGAAAAAGACAATATCGTCGCCATTATGCGCCGGTTTGCTCCCCCGGAGCGGGAGGAGCTGATCGAACAGATTCTGACCCAGAAAATCTCCATACAGGAGGGAGTCGGGAAACTGTTCCAGCTCATCCCCTCCGCCAAGAAACAGGAGATCATCGACTTCATCGTGGCCGAAGCGGCTATCCGCCCCGGGTTTGAAGAGTTCGTCCGCTTTTGCCGGGAAGAGGGCATCGAGCTGCTTGTCACCAGCGGCGGGATCGACTTTTTTGTAGAGCCGATTCTCGCTCCGTTTGGGCTGGATGTACCCATTTACTGCAACGGCAGTGACTTTAGCGGCCCGAGAATTACGATCACCTGGCCCCATGCCTGCGACGAACATTGCGACAATCGCTGCGGCATGTGCAAAACGACCGTGATTCGCCGCTATGATCCACAGCACTACTACCGCGTCGTGATCGGGGATTCGATTACCGATCTGGCCGGTGCCAAGATCGCCGATTTCGTCATCGCCCGTTCCCTGCTGGCCGAAAAAAGCGAGGAGCTGGGGCTGCCTTACCGGCCGTTTGCCACGTTCCACGATGTGATTGCCGTCTTGCAGGAGTTGAAACGGCAACAGGAGGTTCAACCAACATGA
- a CDS encoding ABC transporter ATP-binding protein encodes MKALRQLFWFFRTYWKRYAVGVAFLFLIDLLMLWPPRLIGQTVDQIRNGSLTTATLTTTVVTLLLIGLVLYALRFLWRYLLFGGALMLERTLRQRLFGHLTRMSPSFYARRRSGDLMALATNDIPAIEQTAGMGVLTLVDSLFATLLTLTVMMVTIDWQLTLAALIPMPFMAWATAYYGKLLHDRFYLAQEAFGEMNDHVQQSVSGVRVLRAFVQEEQDVEAFRRVSEKTLERNVSVSRIDALFEPTIAIIIGLSFLIGIGYGAYLVISSAISLGDLVAFNLYLGLLIWPMFAFGWLMNILQRGSASVKRLYEFFAEQPEVTEQKEAINTVPASTVEARSLTFRYPGSDKDALCDISFLLREGETLGIVGRTGSGKTTLCRTLLHQYPVPEKALFIGGVPIEQLSLSALRGKIAYVPQEHLLFSRSIEANVAFGKPEASTEEVWHALSLAEMKRDVAQFPAGLGTMVGEKGVTLSGGQKQRVSIARALLMEADILILDDCLSAVDARTEESILRHLREERKGKTTLITAHRLSAVQHAQLILVLEDGKIIERGTHEQLMAKRGWYWEQYRRQQLELDAAGQG; translated from the coding sequence GTGAAAGCGCTGCGGCAATTATTCTGGTTTTTTCGAACGTATTGGAAACGCTATGCGGTCGGTGTCGCTTTTCTGTTTCTCATCGATCTCTTGATGCTCTGGCCGCCTCGTCTGATCGGTCAAACCGTGGACCAGATTCGCAACGGATCGCTGACGACAGCCACTTTGACCACGACGGTCGTCACCTTGCTTTTGATCGGTCTCGTGCTCTATGCGCTTCGGTTCTTGTGGCGGTACCTCCTGTTTGGCGGGGCGCTGATGCTGGAGCGTACGCTGCGCCAGCGCTTGTTCGGCCATCTGACCCGCATGTCGCCGTCTTTTTATGCCCGGCGCCGCTCCGGCGATCTGATGGCGCTGGCTACCAACGATATTCCGGCAATCGAGCAGACGGCGGGCATGGGAGTACTGACGCTGGTCGACTCTCTGTTTGCCACTTTGCTCACGCTGACCGTGATGATGGTGACGATAGACTGGCAGCTGACGCTGGCGGCTCTGATCCCGATGCCGTTTATGGCATGGGCCACCGCTTACTACGGCAAGCTGCTGCACGACCGTTTTTACCTGGCTCAGGAAGCGTTCGGCGAGATGAATGACCATGTGCAGCAATCCGTCTCCGGCGTTCGGGTGCTGCGGGCTTTTGTCCAGGAGGAGCAGGATGTGGAGGCGTTCAGGCGGGTCAGCGAAAAAACGCTGGAGCGAAACGTCAGTGTCTCGCGGATCGACGCGCTGTTCGAACCGACGATTGCGATCATCATTGGCCTCAGTTTTCTGATCGGCATCGGCTATGGCGCCTACCTGGTCATCTCCAGCGCCATTTCCCTGGGCGATCTGGTGGCGTTTAACCTGTATTTGGGGCTGTTGATTTGGCCGATGTTTGCCTTCGGCTGGCTGATGAATATTCTCCAGCGGGGGAGCGCTTCTGTGAAAAGGCTGTACGAATTTTTCGCCGAGCAGCCGGAAGTGACCGAACAAAAGGAAGCGATCAATACCGTGCCCGCGAGTACCGTGGAGGCGCGCTCGCTTACCTTCCGCTATCCCGGTTCCGACAAGGACGCGCTTTGCGACATCAGCTTTTTACTGCGGGAAGGCGAGACGCTGGGCATCGTCGGGCGGACGGGGAGCGGCAAAACGACCCTCTGCCGCACGCTGCTGCATCAGTATCCCGTCCCGGAGAAGGCTCTCTTTATCGGCGGCGTGCCGATCGAGCAGCTCTCCCTGTCCGCCCTCCGCGGCAAGATTGCGTACGTGCCTCAGGAGCATTTGCTCTTTTCCCGCTCGATTGAAGCCAACGTCGCTTTCGGAAAGCCGGAGGCCAGTACGGAGGAAGTCTGGCATGCGCTCTCCCTGGCGGAGATGAAGCGGGATGTCGCCCAGTTCCCGGCGGGGCTGGGGACGATGGTCGGCGAAAAAGGCGTGACTCTCTCGGGCGGACAAAAACAGCGTGTTTCGATTGCCCGTGCGCTGCTGATGGAAGCGGATATTTTGATTCTCGATGATTGCCTGTCTGCCGTCGATGCGCGCACAGAGGAGAGCATCCTGCGCCATCTGCGCGAGGAGCGAAAAGGCAAGACGACTTTGATTACGGCTCATCGTCTGTCGGCGGTCCAGCATGCGCAGCTGATCCTCGTGCTCGAGGACGGAAAAATTATCGAGCGCGGCACGCATGAGCAGCTGATGGCCAAACGGGGCTGGTACTGGGAGCAGTACCGCAGGCAACAGTTGGAGCTGGATGCGGCGGGCCAAGGGTAG
- the mtnA gene encoding S-methyl-5-thioribose-1-phosphate isomerase: MTISQETFAPVKWEGDALLLLDQTRLPVETIFLTLNTPEEVWAAIRHLQVRGAPAIGMAAAYGLYLGVRGSQAADVQAFREELNTQADYLATARPTAVNLFWALDRVKARVQREGEQPVEALKAAVLDEALTIQREDAEVCRTIGENLLTLLHDGMGVLTHCNPGALATAAYGTATAPFYLAKERGWNLKVYADETRPVLQGARLTAYELQQAGIDVTLICDNMAAMVMGQGKVQAVIVGTDRVAANGDVANKIGTYGVAVLAKAHGIPFYVASPLSSIDLETPTGADIPIEERPAEEITHGLGKQVAPDGIKVYNPAFDVTPAAYITAIVTETGIFKPEEIRNSKK; the protein is encoded by the coding sequence ATGACGATTTCCCAAGAAACATTTGCGCCGGTAAAGTGGGAGGGGGATGCTCTCCTCCTGTTGGACCAGACGCGTTTGCCCGTAGAAACGATCTTTTTGACGCTAAACACCCCCGAAGAGGTATGGGCGGCGATTCGCCATCTGCAAGTGCGCGGTGCTCCTGCGATCGGCATGGCCGCCGCATACGGACTCTACCTCGGCGTGAGAGGCAGCCAGGCTGCCGATGTGCAGGCTTTCCGGGAGGAACTGAACACGCAGGCGGATTATCTGGCGACAGCACGGCCGACAGCGGTCAATCTGTTCTGGGCGCTGGATCGGGTAAAAGCCCGGGTACAGCGCGAGGGAGAGCAGCCCGTCGAAGCGCTGAAGGCAGCGGTGCTCGACGAAGCGCTGACCATCCAACGCGAGGATGCCGAGGTGTGCCGGACGATCGGAGAGAATCTGCTGACCCTCCTGCATGACGGCATGGGCGTCTTGACACACTGTAATCCGGGCGCTCTGGCCACAGCAGCATATGGCACGGCGACCGCGCCTTTTTATCTGGCGAAAGAGCGGGGCTGGAATCTGAAGGTGTACGCGGATGAAACCAGACCGGTGCTGCAGGGAGCCAGACTGACCGCTTATGAGCTGCAGCAAGCGGGAATCGATGTCACGCTGATCTGCGACAACATGGCCGCAATGGTCATGGGGCAGGGCAAAGTGCAGGCTGTCATCGTCGGAACTGACCGGGTGGCCGCGAACGGAGATGTCGCCAACAAGATCGGTACCTACGGCGTGGCCGTACTGGCGAAGGCGCACGGGATTCCGTTCTACGTCGCATCTCCGCTCTCTTCCATCGATCTGGAGACGCCGACCGGGGCCGATATCCCGATCGAGGAGCGTCCCGCCGAAGAGATCACGCATGGACTGGGCAAGCAGGTGGCCCCGGACGGAATCAAAGTCTACAACCCGGCCTTCGACGTAACACCTGCCGCCTATATAACGGCCATCGTCACGGAGACGGGCATCTTCAAACCAGAGGAGATTCGCAATTCCAAGAAGTAA
- a CDS encoding ABC transporter ATP-binding protein, whose protein sequence is MNGQHVWKRLVEYALPFRKQIAGALLLLLLGTAAELAGPFLAKVMIDNHILAIQKTWYRFEQEPRSIEGESIAVPLADRYFVREDWLSSLPPEVGKTAEKTEIVTAGTTYYLLDRELAGDGEPRLESIPTGDGRERIEATLVRDGQVMDQVEGIRLTADEVKALYSREISPILWLAGGYAVLILFSAVCNYVQILTLQTTAQRIIQRMRMILFSHLQKLPVSFFDKTPVGQIVSRVSNDTEAIRELYVSVLATFVQNGVYLVGILIALFILQPELALFCFLSVPLIVGLVILYRHFSSRYYTVIRSRLSDMNTTINEMIQNMTIVQALRREKGVQEEFAEVNEEYFRTRLKENNLESLLLRPAVDLIWKIALTVIVWYFGSSSFHSAISFGALFAFVDYMGRFFEPISMIMNRLSQLQQAAISSQRVFDILDTPAEEKPEGGEVERPRGEVIFDRVSFAYQEDQYVLKDVSFTAQPGQTVALVGHTGSGKSSLMNLLLGFYPVTKGRILIDGRELRELDVRKLRRHMGLVLQDPFLFTGSVEFNIRLYEETISPGDVRRAAEAVKADEFIQLLPQGYEEPVVERGMTLSAGQRQLLSFSRALAADPAILILDEATASIDSETEALIQEALQVLSQGRTTFIIAHRLSTIQHADLILVLSRGEVVERGTHEELMAQNGLYQKMYQLQQGQLSVKVEG, encoded by the coding sequence ATGAACGGGCAACATGTATGGAAGCGCTTGGTCGAGTACGCCTTGCCGTTTCGCAAACAGATCGCAGGCGCTTTGCTATTGCTCCTGCTGGGAACTGCCGCGGAGCTGGCCGGCCCCTTCTTGGCCAAGGTGATGATTGACAACCATATTTTGGCGATCCAGAAGACGTGGTATCGTTTTGAGCAGGAGCCGCGGTCCATCGAGGGCGAATCGATTGCGGTTCCCCTGGCGGATCGGTACTTTGTGCGGGAGGATTGGCTTTCATCGCTGCCCCCGGAAGTGGGAAAGACAGCAGAAAAGACGGAGATCGTGACTGCAGGCACGACCTATTACTTGCTGGATCGGGAGCTGGCCGGAGACGGGGAACCGAGATTGGAATCAATTCCCACCGGCGATGGCAGAGAGCGGATCGAAGCCACGCTCGTTCGCGACGGGCAGGTCATGGACCAGGTGGAGGGCATTCGCTTGACGGCAGATGAGGTGAAGGCTCTGTACAGTCGGGAGATTTCCCCGATCCTCTGGCTGGCCGGGGGATATGCCGTCTTGATCCTGTTTAGCGCCGTCTGCAACTACGTGCAAATTCTCACGCTGCAGACGACGGCGCAGCGCATTATCCAGCGGATGAGGATGATCCTGTTTTCTCATCTGCAGAAGTTGCCGGTCTCTTTTTTTGACAAGACGCCGGTCGGGCAAATCGTCTCCCGGGTAAGCAATGATACCGAGGCGATCCGCGAGCTGTACGTGAGCGTACTTGCGACCTTTGTCCAAAACGGTGTGTACCTGGTGGGGATCTTAATCGCGCTCTTCATCCTGCAGCCCGAGCTGGCTCTGTTCTGCTTCCTCAGCGTGCCGCTGATCGTCGGACTGGTCATCCTCTACCGCCATTTCAGCTCGCGTTACTATACGGTGATCCGCAGCCGTCTGAGCGATATGAACACGACGATTAATGAGATGATTCAAAACATGACGATCGTCCAGGCGCTGCGCCGGGAGAAGGGCGTGCAGGAAGAGTTCGCCGAGGTAAATGAGGAGTATTTCCGCACGCGGCTAAAGGAAAACAATCTGGAGTCGCTTCTGCTGCGGCCAGCAGTGGACTTGATCTGGAAGATCGCGCTCACGGTCATCGTCTGGTATTTCGGCTCATCCTCCTTTCACAGCGCGATCTCCTTTGGGGCGTTGTTTGCCTTCGTCGATTACATGGGCCGGTTTTTCGAGCCGATCAGCATGATCATGAACCGCCTGTCCCAGCTTCAGCAGGCGGCGATCTCCTCCCAGCGCGTATTTGACATCCTCGACACCCCTGCCGAGGAGAAGCCGGAGGGAGGAGAGGTCGAACGCCCGCGCGGAGAGGTGATTTTTGATCGCGTTTCCTTTGCTTATCAGGAGGATCAATATGTGCTGAAGGATGTCTCCTTCACCGCCCAACCGGGGCAGACGGTCGCGCTCGTCGGCCATACCGGCTCCGGCAAAAGCTCGCTGATGAACCTGCTCCTCGGATTTTATCCGGTGACCAAGGGGCGCATCCTGATCGACGGCCGGGAACTGCGCGAACTGGATGTGCGGAAGCTCCGCCGCCATATGGGTCTGGTGCTGCAGGATCCGTTTCTGTTTACCGGCAGCGTCGAATTCAACATCCGGCTGTACGAGGAGACGATCTCGCCTGGGGACGTGCGGCGCGCTGCAGAAGCAGTAAAGGCGGACGAATTTATCCAGCTGCTCCCGCAAGGCTATGAAGAGCCTGTCGTGGAGCGGGGGATGACCCTCTCTGCCGGGCAGCGGCAGCTGCTCTCCTTTTCCCGCGCGCTGGCGGCCGATCCGGCGATCTTGATCCTGGATGAAGCCACCGCCAGCATCGACAGCGAGACGGAAGCGCTGATTCAAGAGGCCCTGCAGGTGCTGTCGCAAGGGCGTACCACCTTTATCATCGCCCACCGGCTCTCGACGATCCAGCACGCTGACCTGATTCTGGTCCTGTCCCGGGGTGAGGTCGTGGAGCGGGGGACTCACGAAGAGCTGATGGCACAAAATGGGCTCTACCAAAAAATGTATCAGCTTCAACAGGGGCAACTTTCTGTTAAAGTAGAAGGATAG
- a CDS encoding methylthioribulose 1-phosphate dehydratase: MTITLEQRLDAFRRLDDAKLTFARRDWFPGTSGNLSIKLSSDPLQFAVTASGKDKTKLSPEDYLVVDGDSRPVEPTALKPSAETMIHVVVYRQIPQAQACFHVHTVWNNLISELYFGQRAFSIQGQELIKGLGIWEENARITVPIVENFADIPTLAAAIEKVITPEVPGVLIRNHGIYAWGDSDFAAKRHLESFEFLFEYHARWLQLRQAAAVAP, translated from the coding sequence ATGACCATAACACTTGAACAGCGCTTGGATGCTTTTCGCCGCCTGGACGACGCCAAGCTGACTTTTGCCCGCCGTGACTGGTTTCCCGGGACCAGCGGCAATCTCTCGATCAAATTGAGCAGCGACCCTTTGCAATTCGCGGTGACAGCCAGCGGCAAGGACAAGACCAAGCTGTCTCCGGAGGACTACCTGGTGGTAGACGGCGATTCGCGCCCGGTAGAGCCGACAGCCCTCAAGCCCTCGGCAGAAACGATGATTCACGTCGTCGTCTATCGGCAGATTCCGCAGGCGCAGGCCTGCTTCCACGTCCACACCGTCTGGAACAACCTGATCTCCGAACTGTACTTCGGGCAGCGGGCCTTTTCCATACAGGGACAGGAATTGATCAAAGGGCTGGGCATCTGGGAAGAAAACGCCCGCATCACTGTCCCCATTGTCGAGAATTTTGCTGATATTCCGACGCTGGCTGCCGCGATTGAAAAAGTGATCACCCCCGAGGTTCCCGGCGTTTTGATCCGCAATCACGGCATTTACGCCTGGGGCGACAGCGATTTTGCGGCCAAGCGCCACCTGGAGTCTTTCGAATTTCTGTTTGAATACCACGCGCGCTGGCTGCAGCTCCGCCAAGCCGCCGCGGTTGCACCATAA
- the mtnK gene encoding S-methyl-5-thioribose kinase, with amino-acid sequence MAYRALSEQEAVQYVKELPGLFEPGAELTSREIGDGNLNLVFHIREEATGKSVIVKQALPYARVVGESWPLTLDRARIESEALRIQYKHVPDLVPEVYHYDAELALTVMEDLSDHVLMRKGLIEGERYPHFAKHIGRFMAHTLFYTSDLGAHPYEKKTLVGTFLNPELCKITEDLVFTDPYEDAPTNNFNPLIRKEVEAIWNHKPLKLEIAKLKYDFLTRAEALLHGDLHTGSIFVTKQSTKVIDPEFAYYGPIGFDIGAVIANLLLNYAAQHGLEPDAGKRESYREYLLTTVEDVWNEFVSQFVQLWHKQAKERSAHVEGLWQSYVKRLIADTAGFAGCKILRRVIGLAGVADLNTIQDDQTRAEAERLALLIGQELILKRSGIEESTDMTDIVRQATARYDQEAATV; translated from the coding sequence ATGGCGTATCGTGCGTTGAGCGAGCAAGAGGCAGTGCAGTATGTAAAAGAATTGCCCGGTCTGTTCGAACCGGGAGCCGAGCTGACATCCCGGGAGATTGGCGACGGCAACCTCAATCTGGTTTTCCACATCCGGGAGGAAGCGACAGGGAAAAGCGTGATCGTCAAGCAGGCGCTGCCGTACGCCCGCGTCGTGGGGGAATCCTGGCCGCTGACGCTGGACCGCGCCCGCATCGAAAGCGAAGCGCTGCGGATTCAGTACAAGCATGTGCCTGACCTGGTGCCGGAGGTGTACCACTATGATGCCGAGCTGGCCCTGACCGTCATGGAGGATCTGAGCGATCACGTCTTGATGAGAAAAGGGTTGATCGAAGGGGAGCGCTACCCTCACTTTGCCAAGCACATCGGACGGTTCATGGCGCATACGCTCTTTTACACATCGGATCTGGGTGCCCATCCCTACGAGAAAAAAACGCTCGTCGGAACATTCTTGAATCCGGAATTATGCAAAATTACGGAAGATCTGGTCTTTACCGATCCGTATGAGGATGCCCCGACCAACAACTTCAACCCGCTGATCCGCAAAGAGGTGGAGGCGATCTGGAATCACAAGCCGCTCAAGCTGGAAATCGCCAAGCTGAAGTACGATTTCCTCACGCGGGCGGAAGCCTTGCTTCATGGCGACCTGCACACTGGCAGCATTTTCGTCACGAAACAATCGACGAAGGTAATCGACCCGGAATTCGCCTACTACGGTCCCATCGGATTTGACATCGGCGCGGTGATTGCCAATCTGCTCCTGAATTACGCGGCCCAGCATGGGTTGGAGCCTGACGCAGGAAAGCGGGAATCCTACCGCGAATACCTCTTGACAACCGTTGAGGATGTCTGGAATGAGTTCGTTTCCCAGTTCGTCCAGCTCTGGCATAAGCAGGCGAAAGAGCGGAGCGCCCATGTCGAGGGACTCTGGCAAAGCTATGTCAAACGGTTGATTGCCGACACGGCCGGGTTTGCGGGCTGCAAAATTCTGCGCCGGGTGATCGGACTTGCGGGAGTGGCGGATTTGAACACTATCCAGGACGACCAGACGAGAGCCGAAGCCGAACGTTTGGCCCTGTTGATCGGCCAGGAGCTGATCCTGAAGCGGAGCGGCATCGAAGAATCGACAGATATGACAGACATCGTGCGGCAGGCAACCGCACGATATGATCAGGAGGCAGCGACAGTATGA
- a CDS encoding 2,3-diketo-5-methylthiopentyl-1-phosphate enolase, translating into MSEQRILVTYLTQAKDLQKKAEAIAVGMTVGSWTDLPAAKQEELKPYLGEAVGSQTLDTLDNGESRGLITVSYPLRNFTKDIPSLLTGIFGKLSMDGKIKLVDVQFPDSFLSAFPGPKYGIAGLRERLGAHGRPLLMSIFKSCLGLPFDDLKTQFRAQALGGVDLVKDDEIFFADDRAPFLERISAFKQIARQTEAETGKPVIYAANLTGPVHELNDRAKRAVEAGADCLLFNVLAFGYDALHRLAADPDVQVPIMAHPALAGAFYPSPDYGIATPLLLGKLMRLAGADLVLFPSPYGNVALNKAEALQLSQHLTEPSGSLRQSFPVPSAGIHPGLVPQLYEDFGLNQVVNAGGGIHGHPGGATAGARAFVAAIDAVVAGRTLEEAAAESAELAAALQKWGAGR; encoded by the coding sequence TTGAGCGAGCAACGCATCCTCGTCACCTATCTCACTCAGGCCAAAGACTTGCAGAAAAAGGCGGAAGCGATCGCCGTCGGCATGACGGTCGGGAGCTGGACTGACCTGCCCGCTGCCAAGCAGGAGGAGCTGAAGCCCTACCTGGGCGAAGCGGTCGGCAGCCAGACGCTGGACACTTTGGACAACGGCGAGAGCCGCGGACTGATTACGGTCAGTTATCCGCTTCGCAACTTTACAAAAGACATCCCGTCCCTCTTGACCGGCATCTTCGGGAAGCTGTCCATGGACGGCAAAATCAAGCTGGTCGACGTTCAATTCCCGGACTCGTTTCTCTCCGCTTTTCCCGGGCCGAAATACGGCATTGCCGGACTGCGCGAGCGCCTTGGGGCCCATGGCCGTCCGCTCTTGATGAGCATCTTCAAATCCTGCCTGGGACTCCCTTTTGACGATCTGAAGACGCAGTTCCGCGCACAAGCCCTGGGCGGCGTCGATCTGGTAAAGGATGACGAAATTTTCTTTGCCGATGATCGGGCTCCTTTTCTCGAGCGGATTTCCGCCTTTAAACAAATCGCCCGCCAGACCGAAGCGGAGACCGGCAAACCGGTCATCTATGCGGCGAACCTGACTGGACCTGTTCACGAGCTGAACGACCGCGCAAAACGTGCGGTGGAGGCTGGGGCGGACTGCCTTTTGTTCAACGTCCTCGCCTTTGGCTACGACGCCCTGCACCGCCTGGCTGCAGACCCTGATGTACAAGTGCCGATCATGGCCCATCCAGCACTGGCCGGAGCCTTCTATCCTTCGCCGGACTACGGCATCGCCACGCCGCTGCTCCTCGGCAAGCTGATGCGCCTGGCCGGAGCGGATCTGGTACTGTTTCCTTCGCCATACGGCAATGTCGCCCTGAACAAAGCGGAGGCGCTGCAGCTCTCCCAGCATCTGACCGAGCCGAGCGGGAGCCTTCGCCAGTCCTTTCCGGTACCGTCTGCGGGCATCCATCCCGGTCTGGTGCCGCAGCTGTACGAAGATTTCGGCCTGAATCAGGTCGTCAACGCAGGCGGCGGGATTCACGGCCACCCCGGCGGCGCGACGGCGGGCGCCCGCGCCTTTGTGGCAGCGATCGATGCGGTGGTCGCCGGCCGCACCCTGGAAGAAGCGGCGGCGGAATCGGCGGAGCTGGCAGCGGCCCTGCAGAAATGGGGGGCGGGCCGGTGA
- a CDS encoding GNAT family N-acetyltransferase produces MKVIPVHADTVLRRLEMHDAKEMFWLTDTNRAHLRQWLPWLDYVTTEEDTRRFISATLDQDNRRQGTHFGIWHQGRLAGTVGVHNIDWTNRKTSIGYWLGAQYAGRGLMTESVSAYLDHLIFGEWDLHRATIHAATENHRSRAIPERLGFKLEGILRSNEFLYDHYVDHAVYGMLASEWR; encoded by the coding sequence ATGAAGGTCATCCCGGTACATGCAGATACCGTACTGCGACGCCTGGAGATGCATGATGCAAAAGAGATGTTTTGGCTCACGGATACGAATCGCGCTCATCTTCGCCAGTGGCTGCCCTGGCTGGACTACGTGACCACGGAAGAGGATACCCGGCGCTTTATCTCCGCTACCCTCGACCAGGACAACCGCCGGCAAGGCACTCATTTCGGCATTTGGCACCAAGGGCGGCTGGCCGGCACGGTGGGCGTGCACAATATCGACTGGACCAATCGGAAGACCTCGATCGGCTATTGGCTCGGCGCCCAGTACGCCGGTCGGGGCCTGATGACAGAATCCGTCTCCGCTTACCTGGACCACCTGATCTTCGGGGAGTGGGATTTGCACAGAGCCACGATTCATGCAGCCACCGAGAACCACAGGAGCAGGGCGATCCCGGAGCGGCTCGGTTTTAAGCTGGAGGGCATCCTGAGAAGCAACGAATTTCTTTACGACCATTATGTCGATCACGCGGTATACGGAATGCTCGCCTCGGAATGGCGATAA